TATTTGTATTTTTTTGTTCATATAATGTTCAAAAATAAGATTTTAAATTTTAATTTAACAAAAATTGTATTACAAGCATATTCGATTATAAGATAAAATTTAGAAAAATGAAATTATTATCGCCTGCAAGTTAATCAGCGCGTGCGTAATAATGCAGGGCGTTAAGCTACTCCATCTTACCACTGGATATGATAATATTATACTTTCTATGAACACTATTGGAAGTAATTGTGGATGTAGGGCTTGTACGTGGGCTATAGTGAATAGTATGGAGGATAATAGAATTGCAGGTATTTCTCCAATGTGCTTTTCTAAGCCAGTTAAAATTAAGCCTCTAAATATGATCTCCTCAACCATAGGCGTTATAATAAGCAGGATTGGAGCTACCTGCAGGAGATCTATATTCTGTAAAGGGTTAAATTCTATATTTGCATATTTTTTAAACATATATTCTATTGCGAGAATGAAGAATAAGCTGGGTACCGATAATAAAACAGTATTTCTCAATATTCTATGACAGTTTAGTAGCTTTTTTATCGTCGAGTTTTTAAAAACAACAATTGTCAAATATAGCAACGCTGTAATATGGGCGATGCTGTCCGAGAAGAATCTTAAACGTTCCTCCTCCATCTTCATTCCTTTTCCTAGCATATAAATTATCGAGGAAATTGCCGCAATTATAACTAAACCTACTATTCCAGCTAGGATAAGGTGGTTATTCTGCATGATCTTTCACTAATGCTTAAATTATGCTTTAGGAACACGTATCTTATTTCCGATAGCTCAAAGGGGCGGATCGGTTTTAACACTAACGTATGCCTCCAATAGCTAACATAACATTTACGTTATTGATAATTGTAATTGTATATTAATGTTAAACGAGGGAGATTGCGTGGATGCTTTGGAGATTATTCAAGAATTGAAAGCACGGTCTATACTTGCATCCTCTGCTCCCGAAAGAGCCGATTTTTAAATGCTCATCAGGATTATAAAGGGTTACCAGTTGTTCCGATAGCTTTGAATTTGAGAACTTATGTTTTTGCTGTTCAAGAATTAAAAGATTGCTTTAAAATTGCAAGTTTAAACTTGAAAAGCTACGGGCATGTATACGTTGACGAGTTTCAAATAGATAAATTAGAGCTAAAAAGTGGCAAATGTTGCGCCTACCTTTATTGCTTTCTACTATAAAAATAGTCCAAACTTATACGTTGATATTAGCGAGGGCTTGTCATTTAAATTAAAAGCAGTGAAAAGCATAAAACGCAGTTTGGAGACCGCGAGCATATTTCAAAACTATTAGAAGAAGCAACTGTGGATTATGGCAGTAATATTGGAGTTAAATACGCTGAGGCTTTTAAAGTCTTCAGGCCCGCCTGTTTACATCTTCAATCAGTATTTTGTCCAGAAATCTAAGACTTTCTCGGGAAGAACTGCCTCCAAACATTCAAAACAGGAGTTATTAAATACTTCATGTTATTGGCAGTGTCTACTCCTGGACATGCAGCGTCAACATAAAGGTATAAGGATTTTCCTCTAAAAACTATTTCAGCATCCTCCCCATTCCCCTTTAATGGCTCTTTTGTTATTAAAAAAGGATATATTCTGCATACTCTAGGCCTGTCATGATAGATCATACAAACCGCCTTGCCCTGGCTGTATCCTAGGAAGATGCATGAGCCGTCAGGTTTTTTCAAAAGATAGTGTTTACCTTGAAATTTTACTGCTACCGGCCCATATTTAATAGTGTAGTACATTGCCTCGCCTGGCGAAAGCTGTATAATGTAGTTTTTGCAACAAGCGCCGCATCTAATGCAAGTCCATCCTTTAACGTTTCTCCATCCCAAGTATTTGTGCCTGCTTTTAGGCAATAGATCACCTGTTAAAGCTGGTAGTTTACGCTAATCGACGTTATCTTATTTTTTGCTTTATTTTATTTTTTCTGCTATAGACAAAATACTTTATTTATTCTAATAATTAGGAACTTAAGTAAGAGAAAATGCTTCAATAGTTTAAAATTTAACATATAGAATTAACGCTGTAGCTATTTCAATAGCTTCTCTAGCAAGTTCTAAAGCATCTTTAGGCGTAGAAACATCTATCATTCTCTTAATCTCCAAAAGCCTTAATACTTCACTCCAGAGACGTAGAGGTAAAATATTTAAGCCGTCGAGAATGTTTAAAGGTTCAACTCCTAATTCCTGCGCGACGGCTTCGATAGAATATAAGACTGTCCGCTTTGAAAGTTCCTTAACATGGGAATTATTATATTCCAGTAGCTCTTCGGCTTCGTTCAACTTTTCAGATGCAAGCTGTATAAAATCCAGTGATCTCATTAGTTTACTCGAAGCTTCCTCGAATTTAAATATTCCCCCAATGCTTTCCTGCTGGCTTTAATATGAACTCACAGCATGGATCATTTTTTACTATGCACTTCGTTTCTTCTGCCACCATTTCCAAATTAAAATGTTCAGAAAGAATTCCGGACAAAAAGCCTCTTATAAGTTGAGATGCGGGTTTCTTGGAAACACCCATCTTTTTCTTTATTTCAGAACATTCCCAATTGTCCCACAATCGTATTTTAACAATCTTACTATAATTATCATACTTGACTAATTTGCTATTCACCCACCAGCCCGAAGCTTCACACGCTAGCAAAGTATCTCTTAACGTTTCAATCCCTTCTCTTTTCCTGACCTCTCTATGAACTTTATACATGTGCCTTCCTCCTTTATACCAGATGTGCCAAAGCAGGGCCCTTCTTGATTCCTCGCCTAATCCCTCTATTATGGAATAGAAATGCCTTGACGATTTAATTACAAACCTTTCATTATTGAATGACGTAGGTATTACGTTTTTCAATATTAGCATGCCGTCAACTCTAGGATAGGCAACGTTCAAGTCTT
This DNA window, taken from Thermoproteales archaeon, encodes the following:
- a CDS encoding CPBP family intramembrane metalloprotease, with protein sequence MQNNHLILAGIVGLVIIAAISSIIYMLGKGMKMEEERLRFFSDSIAHITALLYLTIVVFKNSTIKKLLNCHRILRNTVLLSVPSLFFILAIEYMFKKYANIEFNPLQNIDLLQVAPILLIITPMVEEIIFRGLILTGLEKHIGEIPAILLSSILFTIAHVQALHPQLLPIVFIESIILSYPVVRWSSLTPCIITHALINLQAIIISFF
- a CDS encoding YkgJ family cysteine cluster protein, translating into MPKSRHKYLGWRNVKGWTCIRCGACCKNYIIQLSPGEAMYYTIKYGPVAVKFQGKHYLLKKPDGSCIFLGYSQGKAVCMIYHDRPRVCRIYPFLITKEPLKGNGEDAEIVFRGKSLYLYVDAACPGVDTANNMKYLITPVLNVWRQFFPRKS